The sequence TGGTCATCATTGCAGTATGTCTTCCATTCAATACTTATGCCATCAACAAACTACTTGGCTTCTTTTTTTCCAAACATTTGGTTGATTTGCCACTGCTGCGCAATCGATAGAAGGTTATTGGTAACCCAATACAAAACCAAGCCGGCCGGGAAGAAGAAGAACATGATCGAAAACACGATAGGCATGTACATCATCACCTTTGCCTGAATAGGATCTGGCGGGGTTGGGTTCAGTTTGGTTTGTACAAACATCGACACCGCCATGATCACAGGCAAGATGTAATAAGGGTCTGGGATCGACAGATCTTGAATCCACAAAATCCAAGGTGCGCCGCGCATCTCTACTGAAGATAGCAATACCCAATACAAAGAAATAAACACAGGAATCTGAATCACCACAGGTAAACAACCACCCAGAGGATTGATCTTCTCTTTGCGATACATCTCCATCATGGCTTGATTGAGTTTTTGTGGCTCGCCCTTGTATTGCTCCTTCATGGCCGCTAAGCGAGGCTGCACTTCTTTCATGCGGGCCATCGATTTATAACTTGCAGCGGAGAGCGGGAAAAATGCCAACTTAATTAAAACCGTTAGCAGAATGATTGACCAACCCCAATTACCAACATAAGCATGTATTTTTTCTAACAACCAAAAAATTGGTTTTGCCAGAATGGTTAGGTAGCCATAGTCTTTGAGCAATTCGAAGCCTGGGGCAATCTTTTCTAAAACACTTTCTTCTTGTGGGCCAACAAACAATTGGGCTTTTTCTACGACAGTAGAACCTTGAGCTACAACACCAAGTGGTGTTTGCATACCAATGCGATAGAGGCCGTTATCAATTTTTCCTGCGTAAATATCGCGTGCAAACTTATCGCCTGGAATCCATGCGCTGGCGAAGTAATGTTGCACCATCGCAATCCACGCTGGGGTTCCTGCTGGAGCCTCTGTTGGAATAGTAATTTTATTTTTATCAATGGCCGTAAATTCCAGCTTATTGAATTTTTCTTTATCGGTATAAGCAGCCGGGCCAGTAAAAGTACTAGCAGAGAAAGCGCCACCAAATGGTCCAATTTTTTGCTCTTGGC comes from Polynucleobacter sp. MWH-Svant-W18 and encodes:
- the yidC gene encoding membrane protein insertase YidC is translated as MDFKKTILWAVFSMSGLMLYNNWQVHEGKPSFFGGAPASVPAASDKAVVGNKVDVPAQISGAPAVAPTPAVSAPAIESSEKFVLQNDVLVLEVSANGGNVIDAKLLKHLTAEKKPVELFQYTANHKYFARSGLITLNNNDLPNHTSTFKLVQSGKDSAGRPFLTLMSERNGVKLEKTFILNPGSYVVDVGHRVTQSSANNAPLVLYTEIVRDPSQEQKIGPFGGAFSASTFTGPAAYTDKEKFNKLEFTAIDKNKITIPTEAPAGTPAWIAMVQHYFASAWIPGDKFARDIYAGKIDNGLYRIGMQTPLGVVAQGSTVVEKAQLFVGPQEESVLEKIAPGFELLKDYGYLTILAKPIFWLLEKIHAYVGNWGWSIILLTVLIKLAFFPLSAASYKSMARMKEVQPRLAAMKEQYKGEPQKLNQAMMEMYRKEKINPLGGCLPVVIQIPVFISLYWVLLSSVEMRGAPWILWIQDLSIPDPYYILPVIMAVSMFVQTKLNPTPPDPIQAKVMMYMPIVFSIMFFFFPAGLVLYWVTNNLLSIAQQWQINQMFGKKEAK